The Fusobacterium russii ATCC 25533 sequence AAAGAACAAGAAAATGCTGATTATTTATTCAATCATGTAGAATATAGAAGCAACTTGATGTCAATAGATACTGTAAAAGGTTCTCAATTCGCACAACCACTATTTGAATTTCATGGAGCATGTCCTGGTTGTGGAGAAACACCATATTTAAAATTATTGACTCAATTATTTGGTGACAGAATGATGATAGCAAACGCTACTGGATGCTCTTCTATTTATTCTGGTTCTGCACCATCAACTCCATATACAACTAATTCATGTGGTGAAGGACCTTCATGGGGATCTTCATTATTTGAAGACAATGCTGAATATGGTTTTGGTATGCATATAGGAGTGGAAGCTCTAAGAGATAGAATACAAACAATAATGGAAAATAATATGGATAAAGTTGATGAAGATATGAAAACTTTATTCAAAGATTGGATAGAAAATAGGAGATTTGCCGCTAGAACAAGAGAACTAAGAGATATTTTAGTACCAAAATTAGAAGCTCTAAATACTGATTTTGCAAAAGAGATTCTTGAATTTAAACAATATCTAATCAAAAAATCTCAATGGATAATTGGTGGAGATGGTTGGGCATATGATATCGGTTATGGAGGACTTGACCATGTAATGGCTTCAAATGAAGATATAAATATATTAGTAATGGATACAGAAGTTTATTCTAATACTGGAGGACAGGCTTCTAAAGCAACTCCTACTGGTGCAGTTGCAAAATTTGCGGCAGCAGGAAAAGCTGTAAAGAAAAAAGATTTGGCAGCAATTGCAATGTCATATGGGCATATTTATGTGGCACAAGTTTCTATGGGAGCTAACCAACAACAATATCTAAATGCAATTAAAGAAGCAGAAGCACATCAAGGTCCTTCAATTATAATTGCATACTCTCCATGTATTAACCATGGAATTAAAAAAGGAATGTCACAATCTCAAACTGAAATGAAGTTAGCTACTGAATGTGGTTATTGGCCAATCTTCAGATATAATCCGTCACTTGAAAAATTAGGAAAGAATCCATTAAAAATAGATTCAAGAGAACCTAAATGGGAAAAATATGAAGAATATTTATTAGGAGAAGTTAGATTCCAAACTTTAACTAAATCAAATCCTGAAGAGGCAAAAATTTTATTTGAATTAAATAAAAAAGAAGCTCAAAAGAGATGGAGACAATATAAAAGATTAGCTGCACTTGATTATGCAGAAGAAAAAGAAGAAGTAACTGAATAAATTTATAAAAAATAGAAATTTAGCCGACTTTTGAAAAAAAGTCGGCTTTTATTGTTATATTTAGTTAATTTATGATATAATTATATAATAAAAATTAATAAAAAATCAGAGGTAAAAAATGGGAAAAATTATATTTTTTACAGGTGGAGTCAGAAGTGGAAAAAGTCAATTTGCTGAAGAATACATAAAAGAAAAAAAATATGAAAAAAAAATTTATTTTGCAACTGCTATTCCATTTGATGATGAAATGAAAGATAGAATTGAAAAACATAGAAAGCGAAGAGATGAAAGTTGGATTACGGTTGAAGGATATAGAAATTTAGTAAAAAAGTTAGATTCAGAGTTTTTGGAAAATTTTGATGCTATACTTTTTGACTGTGTTACTAATTTTGTATCAAATTCTATGATAATGGAGAGAGAGGTTGATTGGGACAATATATCTCAAAAAAATGTTAATATTATAGAAAATGAAATAATTGATGAGATAAAAAAACTTATAAATTGGATAAGAAAGCATAAAATAGACTGTGTCTTTGTGACAAATGAGATAGGCATGGGTCTTGTCCCTAGTTATTCCTTAGGAAGACATTTCAGAGATATCTGTGGAAATGTAAATCAAATTGTAGCTAAGGAATCAGATGAAGCTTACTTAGCAGTTTCAGGAATTAAAGTAAAAATAAAATAGCGGAGGATAAAATGAAAGGTCTTTTTTTACTTATGTCATTTATGACAAGATTGTATGTACCAAAAGTTGAATATGATGAGTTAAAGCTAGGAAAATCTATGAAATTTTTTCCATTCATAGGTTTCATAATAGGAATATTTTTATATTTCACAGCTTCTTTTTTCTTAAAATTTACCTATAGTTTGAATTTAACTATAGTTTTTGTAATTTTACTAGAAATTATATTAACAGGAGGCATTCACTTGGATGGTCTT is a genomic window containing:
- the cobU gene encoding bifunctional adenosylcobinamide kinase/adenosylcobinamide-phosphate guanylyltransferase; protein product: MGKIIFFTGGVRSGKSQFAEEYIKEKKYEKKIYFATAIPFDDEMKDRIEKHRKRRDESWITVEGYRNLVKKLDSEFLENFDAILFDCVTNFVSNSMIMEREVDWDNISQKNVNIIENEIIDEIKKLINWIRKHKIDCVFVTNEIGMGLVPSYSLGRHFRDICGNVNQIVAKESDEAYLAVSGIKVKIK